TCGACGGGCCGACCGGGACCTACGACGATCTGACCGAGCAGGCGGTCAGGGGCTTCCAGGGCAAGCGGGGGCTGCCGAAGACGGGGAAGACCGACGAGGTCACCTGGCAACGGCTGCTGAAGATGACGCGCGAGCCCGGCAAGTGGGACCTGTACCTGATGGGCGGGCAGCCCGCCGACGCGCCGGACGCGCGGTGCATGACGGGCCGGGTGCTGTGCATCAGCAAGTCGAGCCGGACGCTGCGCTGGATGATCGACGGTCGGACGGTGCTGACGGTGCCGGTGCGGTTCGGGTCGCAGTACACACCGACGCGGGAAGGTGTGTTCAACGTCTACTGGAAGTCCCGGCATCATGTGTCGACGCTCTATGACTCGCCGATGCCGTACGCGATGTTCTTCAGCGGCGGCCAGGCGGTGCACTACTCGTCCGACTTCGCGGCCACGGGTTACTCCGGCGCCTCGCACGGCTGCGTCAACGTACGGGACGAGCGGGCGATCTCGGAGATGTTCGACCAGGTGAGGACCGGCGACAAGGTCGTCGTCCACTGGTGAGGCGCGGGACGCGGATGAAGTGGGGCGCGGGCGGGACCGGGGGAACGTGTCCCGCCCGCGCCGATGCACGAGCCGCAGGTACGGGGGGAACCCCGGCTCTGTGCGAGGGCCGATGACCAGTCGGCTCACTCATTTCAGCGCCACGGCGGCCGAAAGTGTCACCCTCGGCGCGAAGAATTTTCCGCGAATCACAAAACCGCAGGTCAGCGGCTTGTGTCAGGAGTGACTACGACGACTCCGACGTGGGCACGCCGACCGCGGGGTCCGCGTCAGCGCTTCTGCCCTTGTCCCGATCCCGATCCCGATCCCGATCCCGGTCCTGGTCCTGGTCCTGGTCCTGGTCCTGGTCTCGGCGGTCGTCGTCGCCCTTGTCCGTGTCTTTGTCTTTGCCTTTGTCCGCGTTCTCTTCCTGGCCGACGTCGCCCTTGCCCTCGTCCCGCGGCGACCCGGTGCTCTCGCCGACGCCGGTCAGGACGCTCTGGCAGTACTTCCGCACGGTGACGGAACCACCGGCCGCGCTCTCCAGGGCGCGGCGACGGTCGACGGACAACTGCTTGCCGTCGCGCAGGTCGCGGCAGGAGGAGGTGACCTTGCGCCACCAGCCGTCGGAGTGTTCGTCGCGGTCCGGGGCGGCGGTTTCGCGGCCCGGGGCCGGGCTGCCGGGTGCCGTGTCCTGGGTGTTCCCGGAGCCGGTGGAGCCCTTCGAGCCGCCGTCGGGCGTGGGCTCGCCCTGAGCGCCGTTCTCCGGCGAGGGCGAGACGAGCGTGCGCTCCGGCAGCGACGGCGAGACCGAGGCGGCCGGGCGGCCCGGCTCGTCGCGGTCGAACGGCGTGGGCAGGACTCCGGTTCCGGCCGCGACGGCGACCCCGCCGACCATGCCGACGGCCAGCGCGGCGGCGAGGCCGAGCCGTGCGGGACGAGCCCAGCGCGGGCGACGGGCGGCACGGGCGGGGGTGCCGATGCGGACGAGGCCCGCGTCGGAACCGTCGGAGGCGTGCGAACCGGAGCTGTGGCCGGTGGTCCCGGGAGCGTCGGCCCGGTCGGCGCGCGCCGCGCGGAACGCCGCCAACGCGGCGGCCTCTCCGGGGAGTTCCGCGCTGCTCAGCGGGGGTTCGGCGGTCAGGGACTCAAGCGTCTTGGCGAGCCGTTCGGCCTGGTCACGGTTGGCGGCGTCGACAGCTTCGAGGGACTCTCCGCGCAGCAAACGTTCCGCCGTTTCGCGGTCCAGCCACCTGTACTGCTCGTCGGCCATCACACATCCTTCTGCGTCCGCGAACGCATATGCGTCACACTCGCAGACGTCACCGCACGGTCGCGGGTTCCTCGCTGGTGAGGCAGGGCGTCGAGCACCCCGGCCGATTCCGGATCGTCGCCGAGCAGCTCGGCGAGCCGCTTCAGACCCCGGTGCGCGGCGGTCCGTACGGCGCCCGGACGCTTGCCGAGCGTCTCCGCGGCCGTCTTGGCGTCGAGCCCCACGACCACGCGCAGGACGACGGCCTCCGCCTGGTCCTGCGGCAGGCGCGCGATGAGGGAGAGGGTGCCGTCGGTGGCCAGGGCCTCGATGGCCTCGCCCGCGGTGTCGGACTCGGCGGCCTTCCCGGTCAGCTCCGTCTCGTCGCCGCCGATCGCGGGGCGGCGGCCGCGCATGCGTATGTGGTCCAGGGCGCGGTTGCGGGCTATTCGGGCGGCCCAGCCGCGGAAGCGGTCCGCGTCCCCGCTGAACCGCTCCAGGTCACGCGCTATCTGCAGCCACGCCTCCGACGCGACGTCCTCGGCGTCGGGGTCGCCGACCAGCGTCCGTACGTACCCGAGCAGCCGCGGGTGCACGGAGCGGTACACAGTCCGGAACGCGGTCTCGTTCCCGTCCTGTGCCGCAAGCACCGCGGCCGTCAGCTCCGCGTCGTCCCCCAGCACTAGGTACCTCAATTGATGGTTGCGGTTTCAAGACCGCAGGTCGTTGCGGTGGTCATACACCCTCCGCGTCCGGCGCGAAAGGCACGTTACGGCCTGAAAGAGCCGCTCGTCCATGTCCGTACAACATGCAACTACCCAGGACACCGCGATGTCCCCGCCGGGGTGTGACACAAAACGCAGTCATGGCGCTGTAGAGAGTACGGGCCGCCGCGCGGCCCGTGCCGCGCGACGGCCGGGGCCTCTCCTGTGGGGGGTGGCGGCCCCGGCCGTCTCCGCGACGTCTCTGGTTCGGACGGATCAAGCCCCAGGTCGGCGTCGCCTGCCCGCACGTCCACCAGGCTGTTGCGGCGAAGTCTCTCCGGACGCGATGCGCACAAATCGGTGCGGGCCCGGTAGGCGACGGGGTGCCGGAACGTGCGCGAGGCGGTCGCGTTGGGTACGGGGGTGGCGCCGAGGCCGCAGGCCAGCATGGACAGTTGCGTCAGGGTCGAGTTGGCGAGGTGACGGGCGTCGGGGGAGGCGTCGCGGTTCAGCCAGACCCAGGGCTCGTCGGCGAAGCGGGACAGATCGACGGGCAAGTCGGTGTCCTCGGCCAGGGGATGCCGCTGGGCAGTGCGCTCACGAAATGGTCGTGGCGCCAGGGCCGCATGCGCAGGCCGCGCACCGGTGCGCTCGGCCGGATGACGGCGATGTCGATCTCGCGCCGGACGACGGCCTCCTGCCCCGCTCCCGTGTCCCCCTCCATGATCTGAAGTTCGACGCGGGGACGGGTCCGGCGGAAGCGGTGTGAAGGAGAAAGCCGTGCCCTTCGGGAGCGAGTTCACGGACGAACGGCTGAGCCTGCGCGTCGACGGCGTGGCCCTACAGGTCGCCGCCGTCCGGCGGGCCGGTGAGCTTGCCCCTGGCGTCTTCCTCCACGGCTTCGGCTCCACGAAGGAGGACTACACCGACTTCCTGCACCAACCCGCCTTCGCCGGGCGCCCGTTCCTCGCCTACGACGCCCCGGGCTGCGGGGAGACGGTCTGCGCGGACCTGACGAAGATCTCGATCCCGTTCCTGGTGAACACCGCCCAGGCAGTGCTGCGGCAGTCGGGCATCGAGGGCAACCTCGCCACGGAGGACTGCTTCCTGAGCCGGCAGTCGTCATGCACCCCCGGGCGACGACGAGCACTTCTTCGACGGCTTCGTCGAGCAGGCGCACCGGTCGGCGGAGCCGTCCAGGGCCCTGTACGCAGCGAGCCTGCGCCACAAGGTGCGCCCCCGGCGCGGTGCGAGGGATCTTCGAGTCGATGGTCGACCCGACGGCGTCGAGGTGGCGGAGGTCCCGCGTCCCGCACAGCGGGCACTGGCCGATGTACGCCAACCCCGTGGCGATGCGGGAACGAATCGCCGCGTTCCAGACACGCGGCGACACCTGATCAAGCGACCTTCTCAGCCTGCTCGCTTCCCGGCGTTCTCGGCGTTCTCGGCGTTCTCGGCGTTCTCGGCGTTCTCGGCGCCTTCGTTGTTCTCGCCGTTCTCAGCCTTCCCGGCGCCCTTCCCGGACGTGTTCTTGTCGCTCGGGGCCTGGTCACTCGGGTCACTCGGGACCTGACCGTTGCCGGTGGCCCCCGCACCGGCGCCGTCGGCCTTCTTGGTCGGCTCGCTCTTCGCCGCCGCCAGTTGCTCGGCGCAGTACGCGGCCACCTGGTCCTCGCCGCCCGCTGCCGTGACGAGCCGCTGCCAGGCCGTCGAGTCCAGGGCCTTGCCGTGCTCCTCGACCTGCGCGTAGGCGCGGCACTTGGCCTCGGTGTCCTGGGCGGTGGCCGGATGGCCGGGCTTCGCGGAGGCGGCGCCCGGCGCGGCGGAGGACGGCTCGGCGGCCGGCAGACCGGGAGCGCTGTTCGACGGGGTGGGCCCGCCCTTGTCTTCCGCGGGGGCGTCCGAGGAACCGGACGTACCGATCGCGGCGAACGCCACGCCGCCCAGCGCGAGGCTCGCGACGAACAGGGAGAGCGTGGTCTTCACCGAGCGCGCGAAGCGCCGTTGCTCACGGGGCCGCCAGTCGTCCCGGCGCCGGGTGCGCGCCGTCCGGTGGGCCCCCGCCTCCCGGGCCGCGCGGAACGCGGCCACGGCCCGCTGCTCGCCCTCGTCGTCCACGCGGTGCCCGCGCAGCACGGCGGCGGAGAGCAGCGCCTCCAACGCGGCGTCGTCGAGCATCACGGTCGGGCCGGACGCGTGACCGGGCACGTGACCGGACGCAGGCCCGGAAGCCATGCCCTCAGGGTGCGCACGCCGACGGCCGGTGTACCCACCGCCGCTCTGCCGTTCACCCATGTCCATGTCCTGTTCCTGTCCGACCTGATCCGTATGCGGCCCGCGTGACGCACATGACGTACGTGACGCACATGACGTACACGATCTACGCAGCACCTGTGACAGCTGTGACTCACGAGCTCGTAGAGCCTGTACGTCTCCCACGCCCCGTACGACTCACCGCCCACACCGCTTCGCCTCATCGAGGCGCCCATGTTCCGCCTTGGCCGCCGCCGTCACGCGCACCGTTCATCTCGATTCCCCCAGCGTCCGGGGGCCGTCATCCGTCACACCTTCGACGCCCAGCTGCTTGGCCAGGCGCTTCAGCCCTCGGTACGCGGCCGTGCGGACCGCGCCCGGGCGCTTGCCGAGGACGCGGGCCGCGGCGGGGGCGTCGAGGCCGACGACCACCCGCAGCAGCACGGCCTCGGCCTGGTCCCGCGGCAGTCCGCGGACCAGCTCCAGGGCGCGCTCCGTGGAGATCGACTCCAGCGCCTGGTCATAGGTGCTGTGCGTACCGGGCAACTCCAGTACGTCCTGTTCCAGCGCCGACGACCGGGGCCGTACCTTCAGCCGGCGCAGATGGTCCAGCGCCCGGTGCCGGGCGATGGTCACGCTCCAGCCCCGGAACCCGGCCCCGTCACCCTTGAACCGCCCGAGATCCCGGGCGATCTCCAGCCAGGCGTCGGACGCCACGTCCTCGGCGTCGTCCCCGACCAGCCCACGCAGGTACCCGAGCAGTCCTGGCTGCACCAGCCGGTACGCGACCGCGAACGCGGCCTCGTCACCCTCCTGAGCCCGCGCGACGGCCGCGCCCAACTCCCCGTCGTACGCGTGCACGCGGCGGGGTTCCCCTCCCTGGCGCAAGAACTGTCCTCGTCCGTACCGGTTCGCGGCGAATCCGCACCTCGCGGTACGGCCACCTTGCCCACGTCCCTCCACGGTGATCAGCGCCCCGCCTCACAGAAGTGTCACAGGGCGCGTCCGGCGCGGCCCGGGATACAACCCTCGCGGCCCATCGGGAGTCAGAGACCCCATGAGGGAGGCAACGGCCTTCGCACAGCCGTGCCACAGAAATGGCATACGATGCGCGCGCCCCTCATAAAGATCACATAAGAGGATGTACACGCCATGTCGATCCTTAAGCCCCACCGCCCCCTTCGCGGCATAGCTGCCGCCGTCGCCCTGCTCGCGATCGGCGCGGCGGGGTGTTCGGACGTGTCGGACGCCGTCGACAGCGCCAAGGACGGCGCTAAGAAGGTGGCCCGCCAGCGGTCGGTGTTCTCGCTGGAGACCGGGGACTGCTACAACCCCAACACCAAGGGCGAGGGCACGGAGATCCTCGTCGAGATCGTGCCTTGCACCGAGGCGCACACGGGTCAGGCCGTCGGCGATTTCAAGATCGACGAAGGCTCCTCGTACCCCGGCGACGACGCGGTCTCGGCCACCGCCGACAAGCGGTGCCCGGTCGAGGCGGGGAAGTTCGCCCCGGACACCTGGGCGCTCCCCAAGGGGGTCGTCCTCTTCTACTACACCCCGACCAAGGAGAGCTGGGCGACGGGTGACCGCGCCGTGAGCTGCAGCTACACCAAGGAATCGGGCAAGTTCACCGGCTCGTTGGACGCCGACGCGAAGTCCTACAAGTCCGGGCAAAGCGCGTATCTGAAGGGTTCGAACGCCGTCTACGACGCCCTGTGGGCCAACCAGTCCGAGAAGGACGTCGAGGAGGACCTGGCCGCCTACAAGGCGCAGGCCAAGGCCGTCGCGGCCGCCCTCGACGCACACCTCGAGGGCCTGAAGGGCATCGAGGGCACGGAGGTCGGCAAGCTGCGCGCGCAGCTGACGAAGACGGCCGGGCACTGGAAGGCGGCCGCGAACGCCGCTGACGCCGACGCGTTCTACATCGCCTACGACCCGGCCTTCACCGGTATCGACCCGAACAAGACGGTCGCCGCCCGTAAGGAGCTGGGCCTGGCCACCACCGTCCCGGCCGACGAGGCCGAGGTCTGGGCGGCCTGACGCCCGTCGGGCCTACGGGGCCGCGTCCGCGAGGACCCGGCCCCGCTGCCTCGTTCAGACGTGTCAGTGAGTGACAGTTCGAATCGTGTGTGCGCTGTTTGTAGTTGCCACCTGTGTGACAGGTGATGCGACCGTGACCATTTCCTAGGGGTGGGACAGTTGAGTCCTCGCAGGACCCATGCGTACAAACCGCTCAGTCTGAAGAGACGTGCGTGGCTGACGGTGGGAGCCGTCGTGCTGAGCGGTGCCGGCGTCGTGACGTACGCGATGGCGGATCCGTCCGCGCCGGCCGACGCCCAGCGGGACAGCCGCGAGCCGTCGATCCACACACTCAAGCTCAAGGACCGCGGCTCGGGCCGCCGGGGCCTGGCCAAGCAGGGCACCGACCGCTTCAGCGCGGTCGTGCTGACCTGGAACGACCCCGATGCGAAGGCCAAGGGCACGCCCGAGGTGCGCACCCGGGACCTGGAGAGCGGCAAGTGGTCGGGCTGGCAGAAGGTCACGCTCGAACCGAGCCAGGCGGACGGCGCCGAGGGCGATCGGGCCGCCCTTCGCGGCGGTACGGAGTCGGTGTGGACCGGTGACTCCGACGGCATCGAGGTGCGCCTCGTGAACGCGGACGGCACCGAGGCGAGCGGCCAGCCGAGCGGCATGGACGTCAAGCTGATCGACCCCGGCACGGATCCGAAGGGCGCGTTGCAGCCGGCCGCCTTCGCGGCGGAGGAGACCACGGCGCCGGCGGCCGAGACCCCGACGGACCCGGCCACCCCCGCCGAAACGGTCACGCCGACCGACTCGGCCACGCCCACCGGCACCCCGGACCCCACGAACGCCCCCACGCCCACGGACTCCCCGACGGTCACCGGGACGCCCACCGGGTCCGCGTCCCCGACCGCCTCCCCCACCCCGACCTCCACGGTCCCCGCCCCGCGGCCTTCGACGGTCGTCAAGCCGCCGATCATCGCGCAGGCCGAGTGGGGCGCGTCGACGGACTACGACGGCACGCCGGAGTACGGCACCGAGATCAAGGCCGCCGTCATCCACCACACCGGCGAGGACAGCGACAACACCCTGTCCTGCGGCGAGTCCCGGGCCCGGATGCGCTCCATCCAGCAGGCGCACTTCGCCCGCGGCTACTTCGACATCGGCTACAACTTCGTCGTCGACAAGTGCGGTCAGATCTTCGAGGGCCGCAGCGGTGGCATGGAGCTGCCGGTGCGGGGCGCGCACGACGTCGGCTTCAACACCAACACGGTCGGCATCTCGTACATAGGCAACTTCGAGACGGCCAAGCCGAGTCGCGCCGCGATGGACGCGATCTCCCGGATCGTGGCCTGGAAGTTCGGGATGTACGGCATCGACCCGACCGGCAAGGTGACCCTCACCTCGGGCGCGGAACAGGGCGTCGACGGCAACAAGGTCCCGATGGGACAGTCGATCACCCTGCCGCGGGTCTTCGGCCACCGCGACACCAACGCCACGGCCTGCCCCGGCGCCAACCTCTACCCCAAGCTCAGCCGGATCGCCCAGGTCGCCAAGACCCCGGGCATCTCGCACGCCCTGGCGACCTCGGACTTCAACCGTGACGGCATCACCGACCTGGTCACCGGCACGCCCCGCGCGCTGAGCAACGGCGGCACCCTCACCGTCGTCCCGGGCGGCGTCGACGGCCCGGTCACCGCCTCGAAGCGGACGATCACCCAGAACAGCACCGGCGTCCCCGGCTCCCACGAGTCCGGCGACAACTTCGGCGCCGCCACCGCCTGGGGCGACGTCAACGGCGACGGCTACGCCGACCTCGCGATCGGCGCGCCCGGCGAGGACGACACCAGCGGCCACGCCGACCGCGGCTCGGTCACGGTGCTGTACGGCCCGGGCCTCAACTCCGGCTTCACGTACACCACTTCGGGCAGCGTGACAGCCGCCGGCGCGAAGCTCGGCTCCACGGTCGCCGTCGGCGACTTCAACGGCGACGGCAAGGCGGACGTGTTCGCGGCCGGCACCGGCAAGGGCGGCAACTGGAACGCCCGGCACACCGGCGGCGCCACCAAGACCGGCACGCTCACCACCGCCACCGGTTCGGTCGCCTACCTGGACGCCGCGACCGGCGACTTCAACCGGGACGGCTACGCGGACGTCGCCCTCAACTACCGCGACACCGGCGGCATCGGCCGCGTGGTCCGCTTCGCGGGCTCGGCGACCGGCCTCACCAAGGTCGGTGTGATCTCCGTCAAGGGCGGCCGCTCCATCGCCGCGGGCGACGTCAACGGCAACGGCTACGACGACATCGTCATCGGCCAGCCGGTGGCGTCCGAGTCGGGCGGCAAGTCCGGCGGCCAGATCACCATGGTCCCCGGCACGTCCACCGGCTTCACCACCACCGGCATGACGACGATCCACCAGGACACGACGAACGTCCCCGGCGGCAACGAGTCCGGCGACAACTTCGGCGCCTCGGTCTCGGTCGGCGACTACAACGCCGACGGTTACGCGGACGCCCTCGCCGGCGCCCCCGGCGAGGACTTCCCCCGCAGCGGCGTCAACCAGTCCAACGCGGGCGACGCCATCCTGGTCAAGGGCACGGCCTCCGGCCTGACCGGCACGGGCTCGGTCGCGATCTCCCAGGACACGTCCGGCGTCCCCGGCACGGCGGAGACCGGCGACCTGTTCGGCTCGTCGGTGTCGCTGACGGACCTGTCGGGCTACGGCCGCGCGGACCTGACGTTCGGCGCGGAGGGCGAGGACGGCACGGACGGCATCGTGCTGCACCTCCCGAGCAACAGCACGGGCCTCGGCTACTCCCAGGCGGTCATCTACAGCAAGACCACCCTGGGCACCCCGACGGACGCCCACCTGGGCCAGACGCTGACGCCGTAACCCGTCGAGAGCCTCGTAAGCCGCCGAGGACCACCTGACCCGGCCGGGACCCCGCCCATTCACGGGGTCCCGGCCGGGTCATGTCACAGGGTTACGGCCGCGACTCCCCGCGCGTCGCGTCCCGGCACAGCAACCGCAGCGACCCGTCGCCCGCGAAACACCGCCGCGCCTCGTCGATCGGGTCCCACAGCCGTCCGTCCGGCGTGCGGATCCAGAAGTCGCCGCCCGACGTCCACCACTCGGCGCCGGTCTGACGGGCGATCACCTCACCGGCGTACGCGCCGAGACCGCGCAGCGCGTTCTCCACCGCGGCATACGGCGTCCGTTCACGTCGCAGCCCCTCGATCATCCGGTCGACCCGCCACAGGCTCTGCGCCGAGTAGTCGAGCCGCAGCCGCGCCCCCTCGCGCATCGTCGCCACCGCGTCCGCCGCCCACCGCACGGGCTTCGTCGCGGCTGGGGGCCTGGTTTCCTGCTGAGTCGTCACATTCTTGAGAGCGTGCCCGAACAGTGTTTCGTCACCCGGATCCGAGGGCTGCCCGGGACCGGTGCAGGACCACCGCACCTCCACCCCAGCACGGGCACAGGACTCCCTCAGGAACCAGGTTTACGCGGTTGACGCGAGAGTGACGCTTCGCCGCCCCCGTGCGGGACCGGATCGGCCGGCATCGCGAGGAGGTGCTCGACAAGCAGTACGGCGAGGTCGAGCTCCTCTACTGCAGTATCCCCCCGAACCACGCACCGGAAGGCCCCCGCACCCATGTGGTGCTCGGCGGCCGCCGGTGTTCCACACCGACTCCCCGCTGCCCCCCTTCCTGCTGCTCACCGCGTCCCAGGTGACCGGCGTCGCCGAGTACCTCAGGACGGCCGACTTCGACGACCTGTGGCGGCACGCGCGCATGCGGCTGCTGCGGCCGTACGGCGCGCCGGACGCGGAACCCGAAGTGCGCGGCCTCTTCGCGGCGACCCACCGCGACCTGACCGGACTTCTACGCGCGGACGGCCGACTACGGCGACGCGGTGGTGAAGTGGCTGATGAGCTGACGGCCGCCCGAGGAGGTCAGCCCCTCCCCCGGGCCCGCCGCGACACGACCGCCCGCAGTACGCGCCGCCCCTGAGTCGACACCTCCAGCGCCCGGCGCAGCCCGCCCGCACCGTGCTGGGCAAGGAGCTCCAGGACGCCCACCTGGCAGCGCAGTTCGGCGGCGACGAGCGGCGACATGCCCTGCGCCCGGCCCTCGACGGGAGCCCCGCCCGCGCGAACGGAGTGGAGAGCCTGAGGCACGGCAGCGGCCGAGGACGCGTCGTCCGCCGCGGGGTCGAGCAGCCGGTGGATCTGCAGCGAGGCGACCGAGCAGGCGTCGGCCCATATCCGCGCCTCGGGGGCGGACCGTACGGCCGGGGCGGCGGCCAGCATCCGCCGGGCGAGCAGCGCGGCCTCGTCCTCTACGTCCTCGTCGTCCACGACCTCCGCGACGCCCAGCTTGGCGCGCACCTGGTCCAGCAGTTCTCCCCACGCCGCAGGGTCCCCGCCGTTCGCGAGGTTCGCCCACAGCGGCCGCAGCACCTCGTCGTCACCGCCCAGCAGGGGCACACACCGATCCAAACAAGCCAACCCGCTGGCGGCCAGTCCGCGTTCGTCGGCCTGAGCGATCAGTTCCACCAGGCTCATCCACGCCTCCCTAAGCGGGTCAGTCATGAGGGTCGGGGTCCCCGCACAGGCCCCTGGAAGGCTCCTTCCCTAACGGAGCCCGCACTTCCCCTTACTGCGTGCAACGGCCCGTGAGTGTCACTGGGGCACGACGCCGAGCCGGTCGAGCAGTCGGAAGAAGAGGTTTTCGGCCAAAGGGTCCGCTTCAGCGGTGAGTACGTCGATCAGCGACTCGGCGTTCACCTCGTGCCCGGCCTCGGCGGCCCAGGCGACGGCCCGGTCGGCGGCGTCAGCGGGTTCGAGGAAGTAGTCCTCGACCGTGAGCCCCTCGTCCCCGGCGCCGAGATACCCGGCCATGGCGGCCCGCCCCAGACAGGTCGTCCACGCCCCGCTCTCCGGAGCCGCCGCCTCCACGACCACGCAGTCACTGTCCATGACGTACCCGAAGAGCGCGGGCGCCCCGGTCTCGCGGGCCAGGGCGTTCATGTTCCCGACCTCCCCGTCCCCGCTCGGGTACTCCCACACCTGCCACCCGCCCGGCGCCTGCTCGCGCAGGGTCATGCCCTCGGCGCCGGCCGGCGCGTCCAGCTCCGCCAGCGGCCGCTCCCCGCGGCCGACGACGAAGTACCCCCAGTAGCCCATCCCGGTTCCCCCTGGCTGCTCGGTTCGGCTCGGGCCGAATACACCACAGTCGTACGGGGGTTCGCAGCCGTATGGACCAAATCCACAGCTCAGCTCAGCTCAGCCGGTCGGCGAGCGCCCTGAACTGCGCCCAGGACAGTTCCGGCCGGCCCGCGTCCCACAGCTTCTGCGCCGTCGCCCGCAGCGGCATCCGGATCCCGGCCGCGACCTGCGCCTGAGTCTGCGCGTTCGACAGATCGCACCACACCGCGAAGGACCCGCCCAGGATCTGGTCGTCGTAGCCGGCCGGCACGGCCGCCGTCCCCCGCACCACCCGCGGCGTCCACTGCTCGTAGATTCGCTCGCCCGTGGGATAGACGAAGGTCTGCGGCTGCCCGAGCACGTAGTACAGGAACTCGTCGTTGTAGTTGATCAGCTCGCGCCCGGCCTTCAGATACTCCACGGGCAGCCGCGCACCGATCTCCTTGCCGGTCCAGTACGCCACCTGGATCTCCTTGTCCGGCTGGACGGACGTGTTCCGGAAGAACCCGTCGTTCCAGGCGCGGGGAGTCCGGT
Above is a window of Streptomyces sp. DT2A-34 DNA encoding:
- a CDS encoding RNA polymerase sigma factor; this encodes MLGDDAELTAAVLAAQDGNETAFRTVYRSVHPRLLGYVRTLVGDPDAEDVASEAWLQIARDLERFSGDADRFRGWAARIARNRALDHIRMRGRRPAIGGDETELTGKAAESDTAGEAIEALATDGTLSLIARLPQDQAEAVVLRVVVGLDAKTAAETLGKRPGAVRTAAHRGLKRLAELLGDDPESAGVLDALPHQRGTRDRAVTSASVTHMRSRTQKDV
- a CDS encoding septum formation family protein, which produces MSILKPHRPLRGIAAAVALLAIGAAGCSDVSDAVDSAKDGAKKVARQRSVFSLETGDCYNPNTKGEGTEILVEIVPCTEAHTGQAVGDFKIDEGSSYPGDDAVSATADKRCPVEAGKFAPDTWALPKGVVLFYYTPTKESWATGDRAVSCSYTKESGKFTGSLDADAKSYKSGQSAYLKGSNAVYDALWANQSEKDVEEDLAAYKAQAKAVAAALDAHLEGLKGIEGTEVGKLRAQLTKTAGHWKAAANAADADAFYIAYDPAFTGIDPNKTVAARKELGLATTVPADEAEVWAA
- a CDS encoding RNA polymerase sigma factor, translated to MRQGGEPRRVHAYDGELGAAVARAQEGDEAAFAVAYRLVQPGLLGYLRGLVGDDAEDVASDAWLEIARDLGRFKGDGAGFRGWSVTIARHRALDHLRRLKVRPRSSALEQDVLELPGTHSTYDQALESISTERALELVRGLPRDQAEAVLLRVVVGLDAPAAARVLGKRPGAVRTAAYRGLKRLAKQLGVEGVTDDGPRTLGESR
- a CDS encoding FG-GAP-like repeat-containing protein; the encoded protein is MLSGAGVVTYAMADPSAPADAQRDSREPSIHTLKLKDRGSGRRGLAKQGTDRFSAVVLTWNDPDAKAKGTPEVRTRDLESGKWSGWQKVTLEPSQADGAEGDRAALRGGTESVWTGDSDGIEVRLVNADGTEASGQPSGMDVKLIDPGTDPKGALQPAAFAAEETTAPAAETPTDPATPAETVTPTDSATPTGTPDPTNAPTPTDSPTVTGTPTGSASPTASPTPTSTVPAPRPSTVVKPPIIAQAEWGASTDYDGTPEYGTEIKAAVIHHTGEDSDNTLSCGESRARMRSIQQAHFARGYFDIGYNFVVDKCGQIFEGRSGGMELPVRGAHDVGFNTNTVGISYIGNFETAKPSRAAMDAISRIVAWKFGMYGIDPTGKVTLTSGAEQGVDGNKVPMGQSITLPRVFGHRDTNATACPGANLYPKLSRIAQVAKTPGISHALATSDFNRDGITDLVTGTPRALSNGGTLTVVPGGVDGPVTASKRTITQNSTGVPGSHESGDNFGAATAWGDVNGDGYADLAIGAPGEDDTSGHADRGSVTVLYGPGLNSGFTYTTSGSVTAAGAKLGSTVAVGDFNGDGKADVFAAGTGKGGNWNARHTGGATKTGTLTTATGSVAYLDAATGDFNRDGYADVALNYRDTGGIGRVVRFAGSATGLTKVGVISVKGGRSIAAGDVNGNGYDDIVIGQPVASESGGKSGGQITMVPGTSTGFTTTGMTTIHQDTTNVPGGNESGDNFGASVSVGDYNADGYADALAGAPGEDFPRSGVNQSNAGDAILVKGTASGLTGTGSVAISQDTSGVPGTAETGDLFGSSVSLTDLSGYGRADLTFGAEGEDGTDGIVLHLPSNSTGLGYSQAVIYSKTTLGTPTDAHLGQTLTP
- a CDS encoding L,D-transpeptidase family protein, whose protein sequence is MGSLRGKGRRASTAVVASGAVLTVLCGCTVQASGEKHRTPVRIELPSGTPSPKSAPPDDKPSAEPTPPAPAVLWSRGDEGRDVRELQARLRQIAWLFDGPTGTYDDLTEQAVRGFQGKRGLPKTGKTDEVTWQRLLKMTREPGKWDLYLMGGQPADAPDARCMTGRVLCISKSSRTLRWMIDGRTVLTVPVRFGSQYTPTREGVFNVYWKSRHHVSTLYDSPMPYAMFFSGGQAVHYSSDFAATGYSGASHGCVNVRDERAISEMFDQVRTGDKVVVHW